The uncultured Desulfobulbus sp. genome window below encodes:
- a CDS encoding radical SAM protein translates to MSNRLANEIGTYRTKWKDQLPVALLYPNTYPVAVSNLGYQLVYTMLNSMDGIVCERFVYPEAGEEFRSLESSRPLRDFPLVFGSISFEHDFPRLVAMLAAGGIAPYSISRTASISAGEPLVVLGGVGVFMNPEPLAAFADLMVIGEAEGVLSQLMGYLEGYAQAERTVLLKKIATNLAGCYAPQFYQLHYDELGRVTTVEVEDGLPPRVKKILAPEMERAAHSTLLSPDAELGMYMVELGRGCSRGCRFCAAGFIYRPPRLWSADAILAGLEDRPETVDRIGLLGMEMASAETVDKISSYLQKNGCALSFSSLRADRISDQTLALLAASNLKSVAIAADGASERLRELINKGLKEEDLLSAAKRLVAAGIFHLKLYVMIGLPSETQEDLEELVQLVKKLQAGILPIGQERGRVSELTLSINCFVPKPWTPFQYCGFGGIDEQGRNKKQVEPALKALKAKIRFLRQALGKLANLQLKFDHPEQALQQAVFSRADRRIAPALLDIGLGKAGFKQAMRQHNLDLWQYAVRPRNAEEIMCWEVLDHGIRAGHLFKEYQRALSGRYTRPCEPAVCRRCGVCGEE, encoded by the coding sequence GTGTCAAATCGTTTAGCCAATGAAATAGGTACGTACCGCACCAAATGGAAAGATCAGCTTCCTGTTGCGCTGCTCTATCCTAACACTTATCCGGTGGCAGTCTCCAACCTGGGGTACCAGTTGGTGTATACCATGCTCAATAGCATGGACGGGATTGTCTGTGAGCGGTTTGTCTACCCTGAGGCAGGTGAGGAGTTTCGCTCTCTGGAATCCTCTCGCCCTTTACGTGATTTTCCGCTGGTCTTTGGCTCGATCTCCTTTGAACATGATTTTCCGCGCCTGGTGGCTATGCTGGCAGCAGGAGGCATTGCCCCCTACAGTATCTCGCGTACCGCCTCCATAAGCGCAGGGGAACCGTTAGTGGTTTTGGGAGGGGTTGGAGTCTTTATGAACCCTGAGCCTCTAGCCGCCTTTGCTGATCTCATGGTTATTGGTGAGGCTGAAGGGGTCCTTTCCCAGCTCATGGGCTACTTAGAGGGGTATGCGCAGGCTGAGCGGACAGTGCTGCTGAAAAAAATTGCCACCAACTTGGCTGGTTGTTATGCGCCACAGTTTTACCAGCTGCACTATGATGAACTGGGGCGGGTCACAACTGTTGAAGTGGAGGATGGACTTCCCCCGCGAGTGAAAAAGATTCTGGCACCAGAGATGGAGCGGGCGGCACACTCAACACTGCTTTCCCCCGATGCTGAGTTGGGGATGTATATGGTAGAGCTTGGCCGCGGTTGCAGCCGTGGTTGCCGTTTCTGTGCCGCAGGATTTATTTACCGTCCTCCCAGACTCTGGTCAGCGGATGCCATCCTCGCCGGTCTTGAAGACCGTCCAGAAACTGTTGATCGTATTGGCCTTTTGGGAATGGAGATGGCCAGTGCGGAAACCGTTGATAAAATCAGCAGCTATCTCCAGAAAAATGGTTGTGCGCTGTCATTTTCGTCGCTCAGAGCCGATCGTATCTCCGACCAGACACTTGCTTTACTGGCCGCCTCAAACTTAAAAAGTGTGGCCATTGCCGCTGATGGTGCCTCTGAACGTTTACGTGAGCTGATCAACAAGGGGCTGAAGGAAGAGGACCTCCTCTCCGCGGCCAAACGTTTAGTTGCCGCAGGTATCTTTCATTTGAAGCTCTATGTGATGATAGGCCTGCCCAGTGAAACCCAGGAAGATCTTGAGGAGTTGGTGCAGTTGGTGAAAAAACTCCAGGCAGGTATTCTTCCCATTGGCCAAGAGCGAGGGAGAGTCTCGGAGCTCACGCTGTCAATCAACTGTTTTGTTCCCAAACCCTGGACACCGTTTCAGTACTGCGGATTTGGAGGGATTGATGAGCAAGGGCGGAACAAAAAACAGGTAGAGCCCGCGTTGAAGGCACTCAAGGCAAAAATTCGTTTTCTGCGGCAGGCGTTGGGAAAGCTGGCCAACTTGCAGCTCAAGTTTGATCACCCCGAACAGGCTTTGCAACAGGCCGTTTTTTCAAGGGCCGATCGACGGATAGCCCCGGCCCTGTTAGATATCGGGTTGGGGAAGGCGGGATTTAAGCAGGCCATGCGGCAGCATAACCTTGACCTTTGGCAGTATGCGGTACGTCCACGAAATGCAGAGGAAATTATGTGCTGGGAGGTACTTGATCATGGTATCCGTGCCGGCCATCTCTTTAAAGAATACCAACGCGCCCTGTCCGGGCGGTATACCCGCCCCTGCGAACCGGCAGTCTGTCGCCGTTGCGGCGTCTGTGGAGAAGAGTAA
- a CDS encoding putative sensor domain DACNV-containing protein, with amino-acid sequence MHVYPAELVELITKRWNNASASEQEGTAPIESTLPDKPALEQLISTCYQVSMMREEDRPITLRLIVADPELFPPDQGPPKGFLRVLFSSTRSFNEYELRRLSPAVDFERSLIGVIPHPEKGFRIWGMLNSGIRWLQEERGGNKKTTQLPDTFVVHVTGPGMLTICRGLKIIATLNSGRLLDSAANAFQSKWMQKLFAEDREKMLHIHEGFRSSVLYPVARIQDEFIDNLQFQLLKRIISVTRMSLHGGTFLIFPGSELPELSGENDPIQIKYRFHEDEAIKRTQNLMIRTIRLATTALGDINEPDKIITWKDYVELRHESAVYDLEEALYEQAQFVASLASVDGAVVTTGQGAIGFGGMIVGSLDKLTEVAIAHDVEGTMVSLAKIEGYGSRHRSVYHLCNALHQVMAFVVSQDGNVQLAKWRNGIVTCWDLTSQMFMDDN; translated from the coding sequence ATGCACGTTTATCCTGCAGAACTCGTTGAACTCATTACAAAACGCTGGAATAATGCGTCTGCGAGCGAGCAGGAGGGCACAGCCCCTATAGAGAGCACCCTGCCGGATAAACCCGCCCTTGAGCAGTTGATCTCCACCTGTTACCAGGTAAGCATGATGCGTGAGGAGGATCGTCCGATCACCCTGAGACTGATCGTTGCCGATCCCGAGCTGTTTCCACCGGACCAGGGGCCTCCCAAAGGCTTTCTTCGGGTTCTTTTTTCCTCAACCCGTTCTTTCAACGAGTACGAGTTGCGCCGGTTGTCACCGGCTGTTGATTTTGAACGTTCACTGATTGGTGTCATTCCCCATCCGGAAAAAGGATTTCGCATCTGGGGCATGCTGAATTCAGGTATTCGTTGGCTCCAGGAAGAGCGCGGCGGCAACAAAAAAACCACGCAACTGCCCGATACCTTTGTGGTCCATGTGACCGGGCCGGGTATGCTGACCATCTGTCGCGGGCTGAAGATCATCGCCACGCTCAACTCTGGTCGCCTGCTGGACTCTGCCGCCAACGCCTTTCAATCCAAATGGATGCAGAAACTTTTTGCCGAAGACCGGGAAAAAATGCTGCACATCCACGAGGGATTCCGTTCCAGTGTCCTCTACCCTGTGGCCCGGATCCAGGACGAATTCATCGACAATCTTCAGTTTCAACTGCTCAAACGGATCATCAGCGTTACCCGTATGTCGCTGCATGGAGGGACCTTCCTCATTTTCCCCGGTTCCGAGCTCCCTGAACTCTCTGGTGAAAATGATCCCATTCAAATCAAGTACCGCTTCCACGAAGATGAGGCCATCAAGCGAACGCAAAACCTGATGATTCGCACCATTCGTTTGGCCACCACAGCTCTGGGTGATATTAATGAGCCCGATAAAATCATCACCTGGAAAGATTACGTTGAGCTCCGCCATGAATCAGCGGTCTATGACCTGGAAGAGGCACTCTACGAGCAGGCGCAGTTTGTTGCCAGCCTGGCCTCTGTGGATGGGGCCGTCGTCACCACCGGTCAGGGAGCTATCGGTTTTGGGGGGATGATAGTAGGCTCGCTTGATAAGCTCACCGAAGTCGCCATCGCCCATGATGTCGAAGGGACCATGGTCTCACTTGCCAAGATTGAAGGCTATGGCTCACGCCATCGCTCCGTCTACCACCTCTGCAACGCGCTCCATCAGGTTATGGCCTTTGTTGTTTCCCAGGATGGAAATGTGCAGCTTGCCAAGTGGCGTAACGGCATTGTCACCTGCTGGGATTTAACCAGCCAGATGTTCATGGATGACAATTAA
- the fetB gene encoding iron export ABC transporter permease subunit FetB, which yields MGVKPLTPLDLSLAASLLIVLGGLSWRMQLGLGKNMTIAAIRTTVQLLLIGHILRLLFSNVHIAYMVLISLVMLTTAGREVVARQHRPLKGIQGWIIGSGAMFFSSFTLTLLALTVIINQQPWYTPQYAIPLLGMMLGNAMSGVALSMDRMTESLWQQQRIIEQRLLLGHTASEAIGEIRRQAIRAGMMPIINSMSTAGLVSLPGMMTGQILGGSNPMDAVHYQIMIMFLLCASTGFGSIIAVHAIGRRIFDRRQRLRLDVLRSPKHS from the coding sequence ATGGGCGTTAAACCATTGACTCCCCTGGATCTTTCACTGGCGGCTTCGCTTTTGATTGTCCTTGGTGGGCTCTCCTGGCGAATGCAGCTTGGGCTTGGCAAAAATATGACCATTGCCGCCATTCGCACCACGGTCCAGCTGTTGCTTATCGGACACATTCTTCGCCTGCTCTTCAGCAATGTCCATATTGCCTATATGGTGTTGATCTCGCTGGTGATGCTGACCACCGCCGGGCGGGAGGTCGTGGCCCGCCAGCACCGGCCCCTGAAAGGGATACAGGGCTGGATCATCGGATCGGGAGCCATGTTCTTTTCCTCCTTCACTCTGACTTTGCTGGCATTGACCGTGATCATCAACCAGCAACCCTGGTACACGCCCCAGTATGCTATTCCTCTGCTGGGAATGATGCTGGGCAACGCCATGAGCGGGGTCGCTTTGAGCATGGATCGTATGACCGAGTCCCTCTGGCAGCAGCAGCGGATTATCGAGCAACGATTGCTGCTTGGCCATACTGCCAGTGAGGCCATTGGTGAAATTCGTCGCCAGGCTATTCGTGCCGGTATGATGCCGATTATTAACTCCATGTCAACCGCAGGGCTGGTGAGCCTGCCGGGGATGATGACCGGGCAGATTTTGGGTGGTTCTAACCCCATGGATGCTGTCCATTATCAGATCATGATTATGTTTTTACTCTGCGCCTCCACAGGATTTGGCAGCATCATTGCGGTCCATGCCATAGGGCGTCGCATATTTGACCGGCGGCAGCGTTTACGCCTGGATGTTTTACGATCGCCAAAACACTCATAA
- a CDS encoding haloacid dehalogenase-like hydrolase, producing the protein MIFPNHHEMTSSGTTSQTANTPSKESNWLPDNFATISATLKQLAENPSVKRPVAIFDFDNTCIFRDIGQALFRFQIEHLRYKISPEQLAAILPPEKGNLAGRPMAAVRANLLETYSRLYPLIQTGEIDAAQQTADYPLFATLLLWSTAQARKNEHLGPRFVLPFMAKMLAGFTSNEVRQLAVEVVNQARQEPLTHKTLAVEAPAPIGTISASYPLGLHAYPEMQALMTQLQACGIERYVISASTEWLVEGAAPHLGFPVESDHIYGIRVQRDSEDRLTTAPFPEYPVTFREGKAEIIQGHIDGTPVLVAGDADTDYEMLTLPQIPLRILINRCQSGLIGSLYREQGVLLQGIDLAEGCFLPSRESVCS; encoded by the coding sequence ATGATTTTCCCCAATCACCACGAGATGACATCCTCAGGAACAACGTCCCAGACCGCGAATACGCCATCCAAGGAGAGCAACTGGCTCCCTGATAATTTTGCGACTATTTCCGCTACCCTCAAGCAACTTGCCGAAAATCCTTCGGTGAAGAGGCCAGTGGCAATTTTCGATTTTGACAACACCTGCATCTTTCGCGACATTGGCCAGGCCCTGTTTCGTTTTCAGATCGAGCATCTGCGTTATAAAATCAGCCCGGAACAACTGGCTGCGATCCTGCCCCCTGAAAAGGGCAACCTCGCCGGTCGTCCCATGGCAGCGGTGCGCGCAAATCTCCTTGAAACATACAGCAGGCTCTATCCGTTGATTCAGACGGGAGAAATCGACGCGGCCCAGCAGACTGCCGACTATCCCCTCTTTGCCACGCTGCTGCTCTGGAGCACAGCCCAGGCCCGTAAAAATGAACACCTGGGGCCGCGCTTTGTGCTCCCCTTTATGGCAAAGATGCTGGCTGGATTTACCAGCAATGAGGTGCGCCAACTGGCAGTGGAGGTGGTCAATCAGGCCAGGCAGGAACCCCTAACGCACAAAACGCTAGCTGTGGAGGCACCTGCCCCCATTGGCACTATCAGCGCCAGCTATCCGCTGGGGTTGCATGCCTATCCTGAGATGCAGGCACTCATGACCCAACTGCAAGCCTGTGGCATAGAGCGCTATGTCATCTCAGCCAGTACCGAATGGTTGGTGGAAGGAGCGGCCCCGCATCTTGGTTTTCCTGTAGAGAGCGATCATATCTATGGGATTCGTGTCCAACGAGACAGCGAAGACAGACTCACCACTGCCCCCTTTCCCGAGTATCCGGTGACCTTTCGCGAGGGGAAGGCGGAGATTATTCAGGGCCACATCGATGGCACGCCGGTGCTGGTGGCAGGCGATGCGGACACTGATTATGAGATGCTGACCCTCCCACAGATCCCCTTGCGCATCCTGATCAACCGCTGCCAGAGTGGTCTCATCGGCAGCCTCTACCGGGAACAGGGGGTTCTCCTCCAGGGAATAGATCTGGCTGAGGGGTGCTTTTTGCCCTCGCGCGAATCCGTCTGCAGTTAA
- the nadA gene encoding quinolinate synthase NadA, producing MKNGVREVLAEVTIPQVKIPAHPVKRVLPAAETEALKERIKAMLQEKNAALVAHYYTEGVLQDLAEETGGCVADSLEMARFGTRHPAETLVVAGVRFMGETSKILNNEKRVLMPDLAATCSLDENCPIDLFSDFCDQHPDHTVVVYANTSAEVKARSHWVVTSGIALPVIKHLAEKGEKILWGPDRHLGRYVQQQTGVEMILWPGSCVVHEEFKADALRTMRSLHPKAAVLVHPESPQEVVDQADVVGSTTALIQAAQNMTNKEFIVATDAGIFNKMRQLAPDKVLLSAPTGGDGATCESCARCPWMEMNSLEKLAHVLETGEGEIQVEPELAAKAKLPIERMLAFAETLKK from the coding sequence ATGAAAAACGGAGTACGAGAAGTACTGGCAGAGGTCACCATTCCCCAGGTGAAGATTCCCGCGCATCCGGTCAAACGCGTCTTACCGGCTGCAGAAACTGAGGCGTTGAAAGAGCGTATCAAAGCCATGCTGCAGGAAAAGAATGCAGCGCTGGTGGCCCATTACTACACAGAAGGTGTTCTTCAGGACCTGGCAGAAGAGACAGGCGGCTGCGTTGCCGACTCTCTGGAAATGGCCCGATTTGGAACCCGGCATCCGGCAGAGACTTTGGTCGTGGCTGGTGTGCGCTTTATGGGAGAGACCTCAAAGATCCTCAACAATGAAAAACGGGTCTTAATGCCTGATCTGGCTGCAACCTGTTCCCTGGATGAAAACTGTCCCATTGATCTTTTCAGCGATTTCTGTGACCAGCATCCCGATCACACCGTGGTGGTGTATGCCAACACCAGTGCGGAGGTCAAAGCCCGTTCGCACTGGGTGGTGACCTCTGGCATTGCGCTGCCAGTGATTAAACATCTGGCTGAAAAGGGAGAAAAAATCCTCTGGGGGCCGGACCGGCACCTGGGGCGTTATGTGCAGCAGCAGACCGGGGTCGAGATGATTCTCTGGCCGGGTTCCTGTGTGGTTCATGAAGAGTTTAAAGCCGATGCCCTAAGGACCATGCGCTCGCTTCATCCCAAGGCAGCCGTGCTTGTCCATCCGGAATCACCCCAGGAGGTTGTGGATCAGGCTGATGTCGTGGGCTCGACCACGGCCCTGATTCAAGCGGCGCAGAACATGACCAACAAAGAGTTTATTGTGGCCACCGATGCAGGAATTTTTAACAAGATGCGACAGCTGGCCCCGGACAAGGTCCTGCTCAGTGCCCCCACCGGTGGAGATGGCGCCACCTGTGAAAGCTGTGCCCGTTGTCCCTGGATGGAGATGAACTCCCTGGAAAAACTGGCCCATGTCCTGGAGACCGGCGAAGGCGAGATCCAGGTCGAGCCAGAACTCGCAGCAAAGGCTAAACTGCCCATTGAGCGAATGCTTGCCTTTGCAGAGACGCTGAAGAAGTAA
- a CDS encoding ABC transporter ATP-binding protein — protein sequence MPDLEVAELCFHERGPYSFRVQAGECMGLEGASGAGKSLMLRALADLDPRTGRLALGGVDADTITAPHWRRMIGLLPAESGWWLDQVGEHFSDFAAIDPEMLSMLGFDGSVKDWQVSRLSTGERQRMAILRLLVNHPSCLLLDEPTASLDPRAVANVETLLCGYAKTHRAPIIWVSHDPEQLDRVSARRLRMEKGGQLVLPEEVDNGR from the coding sequence ATGCCAGATTTAGAAGTAGCAGAGCTCTGTTTTCACGAACGAGGTCCCTATTCGTTTCGAGTACAGGCAGGTGAATGCATGGGACTGGAAGGAGCTTCAGGGGCAGGGAAAAGTCTGATGCTCAGGGCACTTGCGGATCTTGATCCGCGTACCGGGCGCCTTGCATTAGGCGGGGTCGATGCCGATACGATCACCGCTCCGCATTGGCGCCGGATGATTGGCTTGCTGCCGGCAGAGAGCGGCTGGTGGCTTGATCAGGTCGGAGAGCATTTTTCAGATTTTGCCGCCATTGATCCCGAGATGCTCTCCATGCTTGGTTTTGATGGATCCGTTAAAGACTGGCAGGTAAGTCGTCTTTCCACCGGAGAGCGGCAGCGCATGGCCATCCTTCGGCTGCTGGTCAACCACCCCAGTTGTCTGCTGCTTGATGAACCAACAGCCAGCCTGGATCCTCGAGCTGTGGCAAATGTTGAAACCTTGCTCTGTGGGTATGCCAAGACCCATCGCGCACCGATCATCTGGGTCAGTCATGATCCTGAACAGCTTGACCGGGTCAGTGCCCGGCGTTTGCGCATGGAAAAAGGCGGACAGCTTGTCCTGCCCGAGGAGGTCGATAATGGGCGTTAA
- a CDS encoding ATP-binding protein, with translation MRAPKPDVVRRKTTTRGPLVQRLSQGWSRIISKVHWPRLRFHLPHPRLSTFKPRFRNREGSEGLLPFELVKYFSFTSLILILIASFILSWVIASNAKSVLLQRSEAYSRLFADNLNRQVFLQFVLPTVVRYGRIALSEKAQYERLDTIVGNITRGMNIDSVTIYEPRQNRIAYSTMADLMGKRDMGGLEYQKASKGESNSVLISGGSLFSFIPGSAEVFCTLKTYVPFRQENKLGERTGEIMGVIEVAQDLSEDLEAIIRLQARVIILSLAIMAVLFVILSLIVMRANRIMAQRASERLRLEEQLNEAQRLASLGKMVAAVSHEIKNPLGIVRSTAEILGTRIGKVAPGNERLANIIVEETSRLDGIVREFLDFARPRDVEKKVGSLNAVVERLIRFMEPELQAKAVQVELDLDADLPEIYFDGEHIYQVLFNIVFNAIQAMPDGGGLMVESGMEDGEQVFVSLSDSGIGMSPEKMEQIFTPFYTDKHRGTGLGLAIAKSIVEKHEGTIEVSSQPGEGSTFRLVLPIETEPLELPTSDTP, from the coding sequence ATGCGAGCACCAAAACCCGATGTGGTGCGGAGAAAAACGACAACAAGGGGACCTCTTGTACAGCGATTGTCCCAGGGGTGGAGTCGAATTATTTCCAAAGTCCATTGGCCCAGGCTTCGCTTCCACCTGCCACATCCTCGCTTGAGCACGTTCAAACCTCGATTTCGTAACCGCGAAGGCTCTGAAGGACTTTTGCCCTTTGAACTGGTCAAATATTTCAGTTTTACCTCGTTGATTCTGATTCTGATAGCCTCCTTTATTCTTTCCTGGGTAATAGCCAGCAATGCCAAGAGTGTGCTGCTGCAACGTTCCGAGGCCTACTCACGTCTCTTTGCCGATAATCTCAATCGTCAGGTCTTTCTCCAGTTTGTGTTGCCCACAGTTGTTCGTTATGGGCGGATTGCCTTGTCAGAAAAGGCACAGTATGAGCGGCTTGATACAATTGTGGGCAACATCACCCGGGGCATGAATATTGACTCGGTCACCATTTACGAGCCTCGGCAAAACCGGATAGCCTATTCCACCATGGCAGACCTTATGGGCAAACGGGATATGGGAGGGCTGGAGTACCAAAAGGCCTCCAAGGGCGAGAGTAATTCTGTGTTGATTAGTGGCGGTTCACTTTTTAGCTTTATTCCCGGTTCGGCGGAGGTTTTTTGCACATTGAAAACCTATGTGCCTTTTCGCCAGGAGAACAAACTTGGTGAGCGAACCGGGGAGATCATGGGGGTGATCGAAGTGGCGCAAGATCTCTCCGAAGATCTGGAGGCGATTATTCGTCTCCAGGCCCGAGTGATTATCCTCTCGCTGGCAATTATGGCGGTGCTCTTTGTCATCTTGAGCCTGATTGTTATGCGGGCCAACCGGATTATGGCCCAGCGAGCGTCTGAGCGTCTACGATTGGAGGAACAACTCAACGAGGCACAGCGGTTGGCTTCCCTGGGAAAAATGGTGGCAGCGGTTTCCCATGAGATTAAAAATCCTCTGGGGATCGTGCGTTCCACTGCGGAGATATTGGGAACTCGTATTGGTAAGGTAGCCCCGGGTAACGAACGTTTGGCCAATATTATTGTAGAGGAAACCTCTCGACTGGATGGCATTGTTCGTGAGTTTCTGGATTTTGCCCGTCCTCGTGATGTGGAGAAAAAGGTTGGTTCGCTCAACGCTGTGGTCGAACGATTGATTCGCTTTATGGAACCCGAATTACAGGCCAAAGCGGTTCAGGTAGAATTGGATCTTGATGCGGATTTGCCCGAGATCTATTTTGATGGTGAGCATATCTACCAGGTGCTGTTTAACATCGTCTTTAACGCTATCCAGGCCATGCCTGATGGGGGCGGCCTGATGGTAGAGAGCGGTATGGAGGATGGTGAGCAAGTCTTTGTCAGCCTCTCCGACTCCGGAATAGGTATGTCGCCAGAAAAGATGGAGCAGATTTTTACTCCCTTCTATACGGACAAACACCGAGGCACCGGTCTTGGTCTGGCTATCGCGAAAAGCATCGTTGAAAAGCACGAGGGGACCATAGAGGTCAGCAGCCAGCCTGGAGAAGGCAGCACCTTTCGCCTTGTTTTACCCATCGAGACCGAGCCACTCGAGTTGCCTACCTCTGATACCCCCTGA
- a CDS encoding ATP-binding protein, giving the protein MARLKRPHWGSASLKIAAIYLLVSVLWIGCSDQLVALVFMDTHQLSLVQTLKGWFFVCSTAVLIYLLMEREIEAYRKTSERLARSSQELRDILDAIPVGVMVTDGTGIEYINIHFNKRYGYTLDEIPTAEQWCLLAYPDPEYREAFLLEWSQELQRAREQGGGIKPLEIRVRCKNGEVRQAITNTQMIGNRMVVIFTDITERELLNNELIKIQKLESIGLLAGGLAHDFNNILTGIMGNLSYAQILLDREDPAYGPLKAAEDAAGRAAEVTGQLLTFARGGEPVKKVVRLSEIINDSMTLMLRGSQVQGDISIAEDLWCVEADSGQISQVLHNIIINGVQAMPKGGRLQVRAENYPVSEQTLTALEPGDYVRVSLEDNGPGMSEETIERVFDPYFTTKKEGSGLGLASAYSILKRHGGTIAVDSTLGKGTTFTLLLPATMKTPVVEADEATQVLPGQAASRRRILVMDDEAAICDIVSAMLDYLGYEVQACGDGREAIDLYRKAQEKGRGFDAVIMDLTVPGGMGGKEAARQILAEDADATLIVSSGYSHDPIMADFASYGFKGGLAKPYKAADLARLLGALFAAWSMGD; this is encoded by the coding sequence ATGGCACGATTGAAGCGGCCTCATTGGGGATCTGCCTCCCTGAAAATTGCAGCTATTTATCTGCTGGTCTCGGTCCTCTGGATTGGGTGTTCGGATCAGCTGGTAGCCCTTGTCTTTATGGATACTCACCAACTCTCTCTGGTGCAGACCCTGAAAGGTTGGTTTTTTGTCTGCAGTACTGCGGTTCTCATCTACCTGTTGATGGAGCGGGAGATTGAGGCCTATAGAAAAACATCGGAGCGTCTGGCGCGCAGTTCTCAGGAATTGCGTGATATCCTCGATGCTATTCCCGTGGGAGTCATGGTCACCGATGGGACAGGCATTGAATACATTAACATCCACTTCAACAAGCGCTATGGCTACACGCTTGATGAGATCCCCACCGCAGAACAGTGGTGTCTGTTGGCCTATCCGGATCCGGAATACCGCGAGGCATTTCTTTTGGAGTGGTCCCAGGAGTTGCAGCGTGCCCGGGAGCAGGGGGGCGGCATTAAGCCTCTTGAAATTCGTGTGCGCTGCAAAAATGGCGAGGTGCGTCAGGCAATTACCAATACCCAGATGATCGGTAACCGCATGGTGGTCATCTTCACCGATATCACTGAGCGGGAATTATTGAATAACGAGCTGATTAAAATACAGAAGCTGGAATCCATCGGCCTATTGGCTGGAGGACTGGCTCACGACTTTAACAATATTTTAACCGGTATTATGGGCAATCTTTCCTATGCCCAGATTCTACTAGACCGGGAAGACCCGGCCTATGGCCCTTTGAAAGCGGCAGAGGATGCGGCAGGGCGGGCTGCTGAAGTCACCGGTCAGTTACTGACCTTTGCCCGAGGTGGAGAACCGGTGAAAAAAGTGGTGCGTCTTTCAGAAATTATCAACGATTCCATGACCCTGATGTTGCGAGGTTCCCAGGTGCAAGGCGATATCTCGATTGCCGAAGATCTCTGGTGTGTCGAGGCCGACAGCGGGCAGATATCCCAGGTGCTGCATAACATCATCATCAATGGAGTGCAGGCGATGCCCAAGGGGGGGCGTTTACAGGTGCGGGCGGAAAATTACCCTGTCAGCGAACAGACGCTCACAGCACTCGAGCCCGGAGACTATGTGCGGGTCAGCCTGGAGGATAATGGACCGGGGATGTCTGAGGAGACCATAGAGCGGGTCTTTGACCCCTATTTTACCACCAAGAAAGAGGGAAGTGGCCTGGGCCTGGCATCGGCCTATTCCATTCTAAAGCGGCATGGAGGTACTATTGCTGTTGATTCCACCCTGGGAAAGGGAACCACCTTTACCCTGCTTCTGCCGGCGACCATGAAAACCCCGGTCGTGGAAGCGGATGAAGCAACGCAGGTGCTTCCTGGACAGGCTGCCAGCCGCCGCCGTATCCTGGTCATGGACGACGAGGCCGCTATCTGTGATATTGTCTCTGCCATGCTCGATTACCTCGGCTACGAGGTACAGGCCTGTGGTGATGGTCGGGAGGCCATAGATCTGTATCGAAAAGCCCAGGAAAAGGGCCGAGGCTTTGACGCGGTGATTATGGATTTGACCGTCCCCGGAGGAATGGGCGGCAAGGAGGCTGCTCGCCAGATACTTGCAGAGGATGCAGATGCAACCTTAATCGTTTCCAGTGGTTACTCACATGATCCCATTATGGCGGATTTTGCATCCTATGGGTTTAAAGGAGGGCTGGCAAAGCCCTACAAGGCTGCTGATCTGGCCCGATTGCTGGGAGCGCTCTTTGCGGCCTGGTCAATGGGTGATTAA